In one window of Helianthus annuus cultivar XRQ/B chromosome 17, HanXRQr2.0-SUNRISE, whole genome shotgun sequence DNA:
- the LOC110932574 gene encoding zinc finger MYM-type protein 1-like, producing MPPVPKYKHLSGHQKRKRKKLEEEKRKADEVKQNRIHKFFSKETQSSSSNLGDDNVGEENVKEDEEANVGEDNMNVDVDNVNAGADNVNATVDEELVNPVPDIDIFDPRNWGGLSNDMIKELVIKGPKRDRDVVKGPVDKFGRHFSNTMYTRILSNRETCDREWLVYSKKLDKLYCFCCKLFRTGHPKGGLDDEGYNDWIHASGRLKQHEVGLEHFKNMNEWFELRQRLKCNETIDKSTYEQFRKEKDYWKQVILRIVALVKFLAKYGLAFRGSTEKLYQKGNGNFLGLVEMLEEFDPIMKEHVRRVLNEKCHVHFLGHNIQNELIQLLGDKVRTEIIKKVKQAKYYSIILDCTPDTSHQEQMSIIVRYVNFNSSSVTIEESFLGFLVVDDTTGLGLFEVTCKELESLDLDIGDMRGQGYDNGANMRGKNKGVQTRFLEKNPRAFYSACGCHSLNLALCDMANTITKSKEFFGTIQRLYTIFAHSINRWQILKDNVKGLTLKSLSTTRWESRIDSIKPIRTQLGDVRKALREVRETDRDAKIISEAKSLEEYELGDFEFLAQIVIWFELLSKVNVVSKRLQAKDVVLDVAIDEVDKLINFFKNYREVGFSKALDEAREIANEIGVSAEFRQKRVIYRKKQFDESSSVEEVTFSPEEDFRVNYFLSIVDQAIFSLETRFEQYQKFEKIFGFLFPKKLKTLDEAKIKECCYRLEDALKYEGESDIDAKELCTELKLITTFLPRHIDNPFDVLDYIFQRSTTYPYAINAYKVLLTIPVTVASAERSFSKLKLLKTYLRSTMSQERLNGLATISIESEILDTMDYKELIESFASKNARRTTLFA from the coding sequence ATGCCTCCCGTTCCTAAATACAAACACCTATCGGGCCATCAAAAACGTAAGAGGAAGAAGCTAGAGGAAGAGAAAAGAAAGGCAGACGAAGTAAAACAAAACCGAATACACAAgtttttttcaaaagaaactcAAAGTTCTAGTTCTAACTTGGGTGATGATAATGTGGGTGAAGAAAATGTGAAAGAAGACGAAGAAGCTAATGTGGGTGAAGACAATATGAACGTAGATGTAGACAACGTGAACGCAGGTGCAGATAATGTTAATGCTACCGTAGATGAAGAGTTGGTTAATCCCGTTCCGGATATTGATATTTTTGATCCTAGAAATTGGGGTGGGCTTAGTAATGACATGATTAAAGAGTTGGTTATTAAAGGTCCAAAAAGAGATAGGGATGTTGTTAAGGGACCCGTGGATAAATTTGGAAGACATTTTTCTAATACCATGTACACAAGAATTCTATCAAATAGGGAGACGTGCGATAGAGAATGGCTAGTGTATTCGAAAAAACTTGACAAACTCTATTGTTTTTGTTGTAAACTTTTTAGAACGGGGCATCCGAAAGGTGGGTTGGATGATGAAGGTTATAACGATTGGATACATGCCAGTGGTAGACTTAAACAACATGAAGTTGGTTTAGAACATTTCAAGAATATGAATGAATGGTTTGAATTGCGCCAAAGGTTGAAATGCAATGAAACAATTGACAAATCGACATATGAGCAATTTAGAAAAGAAAAAGATTATTGGAAACAAGTCATCTTAAGGATTGTTGCACTTGTGAAGTTTCTTGCAAAATATGGCTTAGCGTTTCGTGGGTCAACTGAGAAGTTGTATCAAAAAGGCAATGGAAACTTTTTGGGTTTGGTTGAGATGTTGGAAGAGTTTGACCCGATTATGAAAGAACATGTGCGCCGAGTTTTGAATGAAAAGTGCCATGTACACTTTCTTGGCCACAATATTCAAAACGAGTTGATACAATTATTAGGGGATAAAGTTAGAACCGAAATCATCAAGAAGGTTAAGCAAGCAAAGTATTACTCCATCATCCTCGATTGCACGCCTGATACAAGTCACCAAGAGCAAATGTCCATAATTGTAAGGTATGTGAATTTTAACTCTAGTTCCGTGACCATTGAGGAAtcctttttaggttttttggttgtTGATGATACCACAGGTTTAGGACTTTTTGAAGTAACATGTAAGGAATTAGAGTCGCTAGATCTTGATATAGGTGATATGCGTGGTCAAGGCTACGATAATGGGGCAAACATGAGAGGAAAAAACAAAGGAGTTCAAactagatttttagaaaaaaatcctagagctttctaTAGTGCTTGTGGTTGTCATAGTCTAAATCTAGCATTGTGTGACATGGCTAACACAATTACTAAGTCTAAGGAATTTTTTGGAACAATACAACGGTTATATACTATCTTTGCCCATTCTATAAATAGGTGGCAAATTTTGAAAGACAATGTTAAAGGATTAACTCTTAAATCATTGTCTACAACTCGTTGGGAAAGTCGTATAGATAGTATTAAGCCTATAAGAACTCAACTTGGAGATGTAAGAAAAGCTTTGCGAGAAGTTAGGGAGACGGATAGAGATGCTAAAATCATAAGTGAAGCTAAATCATTAGAAGAGTATGAACTTGGTGATTTTGAATTTTTGGCACAAATTGTCATTTGGTTTGAATTATTATCAAAGGTGAATGTGGTGAGCAAACGGTTGCAAGCAAAAGATGTTGTCCTTGATGTTGCTATTGATGAAGTGgacaaattaattaatttttttaagaaTTATAGAGAAGTGGGGTTTTCTAAGGCACTTGATGAAGCTAGAGAAATTGCAAATGAAATAGGTGTAAGTGCGGAATTTCGTCAAAAACGTGTGATATATAGGAAAAAACAATTTGATGAATCGTCAAGTGTAGAAGAAGTAACATTTTCACCCGAGGAggattttagagtaaattatttTTTAAGTATTGTTGATCAAGCTATTTTTTCACTTGAAACAAGATTTGAACAATACCAAAAATTCGAAAAAATATTTGGGTTTTTGTTTCCTAAAAAGTTGAAGACTCTTGATGAAGCCAAGATTAAGGAGTGTTGTTATCGCCTTGAAGATGCATTGAAGTATGAAGGAGAATCAGATATTGATGCTAAAGAATTGTGTACGGAGTTGAAGTTGATTACTACATTTTTACCGAGACACATTGACAACCCTTTTGACGTTTTAGACTATATCTTCCAACGCAGTACTACTTATCCTTATGCTATAAATGCATATAAAGTGTTGTTGACAATTCCGGTAACCGTGGCATCGGCAGAAAGAAGTTTCTCaaagttgaagttgttgaagaccTATTTACGTTCCACAATGTCACAAGAAAGGCTAAACGGGTTGGCAACAATATCTATTGAAAGTGAAATATTAGATACTATGGATTACAAGGAGTTGATCGAGAGCTTTGCTTCAAAAAACGCTAGGAGAACCACACTGTTTGCTTAG